Below is a window of Limisphaera ngatamarikiensis DNA.
GCGAGCGGAAGGTGTAGTTTCGGGGCGTCACCTCGTTGCGGAACGCCTTACCGATCTGGGCAATGCCGAACGGGATCTTCTGCCGCGAGGTTTCGAGCACGTTCTTGAATTGCGCGAAAATGGCCTGGGCGGTTTCCGGTCGCAGATAGGCGACGTTTTCCTCGGACTCGATGGGGCCGACAATGGTCTTGAACATGAGGTTGAAGGGCCTGGGCTCGGTCTTTTCGCCCTCGCATTCGCTGACCATTTTGCTGGGCTTGCGCGGACACGGCGTCTCGTGCAACTGGTCGGCCCGAAACCGGCCCTTGCACGTCTTGCAGTCCACCATGGGATCACTGAAGGTGGCCACATGCCCGCTGGCCTCCCAAATCCGCGGATGCATGATGATGGTGGCGTCCAGTCCCACGACGTCGTCGCGGAACCGCGTCATCTGCAGCCACCACTGCTCCTTCAGATTCCGCTTCAGCTCGGCGCCCAGCGGACCGTAGTCCCAAAAGCCGTTGATCCCCCCGTAAATCTCCGAGGAGGGGAAAATGAACCCGCGCCGTTTGCACAGCGCCACGATTTTCTCCATCAACTGCTGAGAGGCCGACTGCGCCATAGCGGTCGCAGTCTTCGGGAACGGTCAGGCCCTGTCAAGGAAAGGGCGGGAACCGGCGCTCGTGCCGCGGGGCTGAACTGCCCGTTCTCTGCTCCGGGCGGGTCCCGGGCCGTGGCATGCGCCGGTCGTCCAACGCCGGCCGCGCCACATCTCCGCCCCGGGCGCGCCCGGCCGGCGCGCAAGTCCTGTCCCGGCCGACCGAAGTCTGCCCCGCTTCAGCGGCCCGGCAGCTCGTCACTCCGGACCAATCGCACCCCGGCGCGGGCCATCTCTGCCAGGGCCCGGTCCACGTCACCCGGCTGCAGGTTCACGCCCCGGCAGGCGTCCGTGATCACCCGGGTGGCGAATCCCAGTTGCACAGCATCCAGTGCCGTCGCCTTCACGCAGTAGTCCGTGGCCAGACCGGCCACGTACACCTCGCGCACACCCTGTTGGCGCAGGAAGTCGGCCAGGCCGGTCGAACGCCGCTTCCCGTTGTCGAAAAACCCGCTGTAGCTGTCGATCCGCGGATCGGTCCCTTTCCGGACCACATGAACAATGCGGCTGGTGTCCAGGCCGGGCGCAAATTCTGCCCCCGGCGTGAACTGCACGCAGTGCACCGGCCAGAGTACCTGGGGTAAACCGTCCAGGTCCACCACCTCACCCACCCGGCGCCCGGGGTGATTCACGGCAAAACTGCCGTGGTTCGGCGGATGCCAATCCTGCGTGGCCACCACCAGATCAAAACCCGGCTGCAGCCGGTTGACCACCGGGATCACGGCGTCGCCCTCGGGAACGGGCAGAGCACCTCCGGGGAGAAAATCATTTTGCAAATCCACCAAGAGCAGGCACCGCATACACCGGGCAACTTGCTCCGCTTCGCGCCGGAGCGCAACCGGCAGCGCATTCTTTCGCGTCTCCCCTGCCCGCGCCCCTTGCGCCACACCAGCCCCGGCGTCAATGACCCCTGCCCGCGCGACCACCTCCACGTCGCGGTTCCAATCCTGTGCCTGCGAAAACCTCCGGACCGAACGTGGGAACGACAAAAGTTCCGCCGGCGGCGTCTTTGCCGGAGCCGCCCGGAGCCGGCCCCGACCCACCCCTCCCACAGCGTTTACGAAGCCCTTCGCCAAACGACATTTCCCGGCTTGTCCCCAATTCAGGCCACAAGACAACCATCACACCTTCCATCACCATGGTCCTGGTTGTGCGAGTGCTTTGCACATCGCACAACCCCGAAACCGTTTTGGCGCAGACCTGACCAAACCACGGAACCGAATCATGAAAGACCGGAACGATCCTCAACCCCAATGTGCCCTGACTGCACAATCTTCCGCGATGGCTCGCCCGGGGCGGATGGCCACGTTGTTCCCCCAAACGCTGGCGGTTTGGCTCGCCCTTGCCAGGTCGGCCTCCGCAGCGGTTTGGGTTGGCACTGAAGGCTTTTGGGATGACCCCGCCAACTGGGACACCGGCGTGCCGGACGCCGCCGGCGGCTGGGCCATCGGTAACGTCAGCAATGGTGGCACCGCCATCGTTCGCACGGCCGTCCCGCCCGTGAACGAGGCTTGGGCCGGTAACGCCGGCGGCCCCGGCACCATCGTCGTGACCAACGGCGGCGTCCTGACAGTCAACAACTGGATGGTGATCGCGCGGATGTACCAGTCCACCGTGGAAACCCCGCTCAGCCGGCTGATCATCGAAAACGGCACGCTCAACAAGAGTGGTGATGGCCTGATCGTGGGCGACAATTACCAGGGGCTCAGCTCGCCCGGCGAAATGATTGTGGGCGGCACCGGCACGGTGAACGTCACCGGCGGCTGGTGGGGCATCGGCAACGGCGCCGCCAGCCGCGGCCTGGTGGTGTTGCGTGACCAGGCCGTGGTGAACGCTTCCGGGTACGACTTCAACGTGGGCGATTACGGCGGGGCTGTGGGCCGGTGTTACATCTCCAACCAGGCCACCCTGAATGTTTCCCGCTTCTGGATTGGCAAGTGGGACACCTCCTCCGGCGCCCTCTGGCAAAATGGCGGCGCGGTGATTGGCACCGGCCCGAACGCCAACGAATGGTGCATCGGGGGCGAAAACGCCGCGGCTTCCACCGTTTACGGGTTCTATGCCCTCCAGGACGGCATCCTGGTCTGCCCCTTCAACTTCCAGGTGGGCCGGTACGGTTACGGCGTCTTCTACCAGAGCGGTGGCACCAACCTTCAGTCGGGTTGGTGTGACACCGCCCGCTTTGCCGGCAGTTTCGGCGTGGCCTGGTTTTCCGGCGGGCGATTTCTGCACGACGGCCTCAACACACGGTACATGATCGGTGAAAACGGGCGCGGCGAGGTCTCCATCACCGGCAACGCCGACTTCCAAACCCTTCGGCCCGTGGCCTTCGCCAATGGCGAAGCGTTGCTGAGCCTCAAAGGCGGTACCCTCACCGTGCCGGGATTTGAAAAATGGGCCGGAACGGCCTTTTTGGCTTGGGACGGCGGCCTGCTGCGGGCCAGCGCTGATCATCCCGACTTTCTCCCGGCGGGCGTGGATGACGTGCGCGTCTTTGCCGGAGGCGCCGTTGTGGACACGGCCGGCCACGAAATCACCTTCCGCCCGGCCCTTCAAGCCCCCGTCGGCCAGGGTATCATCAGCATCCCCATCGTCAGCCCCGGCTCCGGTTACATCGGCGCGCCGCTGGTGCAGATCCAGGGCGACGGCAAGGGCGCCATGGCCGTGGCCCAGGTGGATCCCTTGACCGGTCAACTGACGAACATCATCGTCACCTGTCCCGGCTATGGCTACACCTATGCCTTCGCCATGCTCGTCGGCGGTGGAACGGCGGACCCCGCCGCATTGGGAACACCCGTACTCGGGCCCGTTACCTCGGGCGGCCTGACCAAGCGGGGCGCCGGCACCCTGACCCTCGCCGGGCCCAACACCTATACCGGCCCCACGCTCGTCCAGGCCGGCCGCCTGCGAGTCACCACCGAACACAGCGGCGGCGGTGCCTTCGACGTGGCCGGCGGCGCCATCCTGGCCGTCCAGCGCACCAGCAACTCGCCCGGACTCGCACTCGCCAGCCTCGATCTCGGCGGCACGGACCCGGCAGTGCTCGAGCTCGACCTCGACGATGCCTCCGCCACCCCGACTCCGCTGCTCCTGATCCACGGCGCGTTGAACCTGCGGGGCCCGACCGAGCTGCATGTGGACGGCCGGAACCTACGGATCGGAACCTACCCGCTGATCCAATACGGCTCACGCACCGGCCCGGCCAGCTTCACGTTGGGACGACTCCCCGTGGGCGTGCAGGCCACCCTGGTGGACAATACCGCCGCCAGAACGATAGACCTTGTCGTCTCGGCGGTGGGCCAACCTCGGTGGGATGGCCTGGCCGGCCCCGTCTGGGATGTCGGCGTAACCACCAA
It encodes the following:
- the pncA gene encoding bifunctional nicotinamidase/pyrazinamidase, producing the protein MRCLLLVDLQNDFLPGGALPVPEGDAVIPVVNRLQPGFDLVVATQDWHPPNHGSFAVNHPGRRVGEVVDLDGLPQVLWPVHCVQFTPGAEFAPGLDTSRIVHVVRKGTDPRIDSYSGFFDNGKRRSTGLADFLRQQGVREVYVAGLATDYCVKATALDAVQLGFATRVITDACRGVNLQPGDVDRALAEMARAGVRLVRSDELPGR